One part of the Chryseobacterium mulctrae genome encodes these proteins:
- a CDS encoding TonB-dependent receptor plug domain-containing protein, with protein sequence MIENGYLYQFLSLDLNCTIFAVPCLMTKLYFLLSALSVTFLFSQKKDSVNLISEVKIDAYKKPTTFITSTKSVSVVSENLLNQNTPERMLESINQIAGARMEERSPGSYRISLRGSTLRSPFGVRNVKVYLDDFILSDASGNTYFNVITPELIDRMEIYKGPESGDYGAVTGGTLLLKIRSSDNLSANLSIGSYGTFNQSFDLSKQIGKHFWKFFKIIIKPILIVNSRR encoded by the coding sequence ATGATTGAAAACGGATATTTATACCAATTTTTAAGTTTAGACTTAAACTGTACAATTTTTGCTGTGCCTTGTCTAATGACAAAACTATACTTTCTTCTTTCCGCCTTATCCGTGACTTTTTTATTTTCTCAGAAAAAAGATTCTGTCAATCTAATTTCAGAAGTAAAAATTGATGCTTATAAAAAACCGACGACTTTTATAACTTCCACAAAATCAGTTTCGGTAGTTTCAGAAAATTTACTCAATCAAAATACGCCGGAAAGAATGCTGGAATCGATCAACCAAATTGCAGGAGCAAGAATGGAAGAACGCTCTCCCGGAAGTTACAGAATTTCACTTCGTGGAAGTACTTTACGCTCACCTTTTGGAGTTCGGAATGTGAAAGTTTATCTGGATGATTTCATTTTGTCAGATGCTTCCGGAAATACTTATTTTAATGTGATCACTCCTGAATTGATTGACAGAATGGAAATTTATAAAGGTCCGGAAAGTGGCGATTATGGAGCAGTAACTGGTGGAACATTGCTTTTAAAAATAAGATCTTCAGATAATTTATCCGCAAATTTATCCATCGGAAGTTATGGAACTTTCAATCAGAGTTTTGATCTTTCTAAACAGATCGGGAAACATTTTTGGAAGTTTTTCAAAATTATTATCAAACCGATTCTTATCGTGAACAGTCGAAGGTAA
- a CDS encoding MFS transporter, which yields MLALVMLINRAGSMVLPFLGVYMTAHLKFSIEHTGIVLSFFGIGSVIGSWLGGFITDKIGEYKVQYLSLLLSVPLFCLIPIFKTEVGVAAIILIQSIVSDSFRPANSVAITKYAKPENITRAFSLNRMAVNLGFSIGPALGGILSAISYEFLFFSNALAALLAGILYIVFFRKRNKLAKLRARKVKEAIEIKKENSPYRDGKFLIYCFFCMLFSICFFQLFSTLTIFYKDTAHLSQQNIGYLLGYSGFIVVLLEMGLVQVAEKYLSLARTMFLGTFICGLSYAMLGFDYSIITLVISMTLLSVGEIWALPFMSTITALRSGQNNKGAYMGLNGISFSIAFIVTPYLGTLIAEKLGFTVLWICTGVLATIIAIAFYFIVPWMIEDKKEIVD from the coding sequence ATGTTAGCTTTGGTAATGCTCATCAACCGTGCGGGTTCGATGGTGCTCCCGTTTTTGGGAGTTTATATGACTGCTCATTTAAAATTCAGCATAGAACATACAGGAATTGTGCTTAGCTTTTTCGGAATCGGTTCTGTGATTGGTTCTTGGTTAGGTGGATTTATTACCGATAAAATTGGGGAATACAAAGTTCAGTACCTGAGTTTGTTACTGAGTGTTCCGTTGTTTTGCTTAATTCCTATCTTTAAAACAGAAGTGGGAGTTGCTGCAATTATTTTGATTCAAAGTATTGTAAGTGACTCATTTCGTCCTGCAAACTCAGTGGCGATTACCAAGTATGCAAAACCGGAAAATATCACAAGAGCATTTTCATTAAACCGAATGGCAGTCAATTTAGGATTCTCTATCGGTCCTGCTTTAGGTGGAATTTTGTCGGCAATTTCTTATGAGTTTTTGTTTTTTTCAAATGCTTTAGCCGCTTTATTAGCCGGGATTTTATACATTGTTTTCTTTCGAAAACGTAATAAACTTGCAAAATTGAGAGCAAGAAAAGTAAAAGAAGCGATTGAGATTAAAAAAGAAAATTCGCCTTATCGGGATGGTAAGTTTTTGATTTACTGTTTTTTCTGTATGCTATTTTCAATCTGTTTCTTCCAGTTATTCAGTACGTTAACGATTTTCTATAAAGATACTGCTCATTTAAGTCAGCAAAATATTGGTTATTTATTAGGTTACAGCGGATTTATAGTTGTGTTGCTGGAAATGGGATTGGTTCAGGTAGCCGAAAAATATCTGAGCCTTGCTCGTACCATGTTTTTAGGAACCTTTATTTGTGGACTTTCTTATGCAATGTTGGGCTTCGATTATAGCATTATAACTTTAGTGATTTCAATGACCTTATTATCCGTTGGTGAGATTTGGGCATTGCCTTTTATGTCAACCATCACCGCTTTAAGATCAGGGCAAAACAACAAAGGTGCTTATATGGGTCTGAATGGAATTTCCTTTTCAATCGCATTTATTGTAACTCCCTATTTAGGAACTTTAATTGCCGAAAAATTAGGATTTACTGTTTTATGGATCTGTACCGGAGTTTTAGCAACAATCATAGCTATTGCGTTTTACTTTATCGTTCCGTGGATGATTGAAGATAAAAAAGAAATTGTAGATTAA
- a CDS encoding glutamine--tRNA ligase/YqeY domain fusion protein, producing MEEEKKSLNFIEQIIEDDLANGLKQDQIRFRFPPEPNGYLHVGHTKAICINFGLGEKYNAPVNLRFDDTNPEKEEQEFVDSIMKDVEWLGFKWDKVLYASDYFQQLYDWAVQLIKEGKAYVDEQPSEVITEQRKNPAEPGIESPFRNRPVEESLDLFEKMKYGVFESGSMSLRAKIDMVSPNMNMRDPVMYRILNKPHHRTGTDWKIYPMYDWAHGESDYIEQISHSLCSLEFENHRPLYNWYLDQVYEEGKVKNKQREFARMNVSYMITSKRKLQRLIAENVVNGWDDPRMPTISGMRRKGFTANAIRNFIDKVGVAKRENLIEIQLLDFCVREDLNKVAKRVMAVVDPIKLVIENYPEGQEEWLVTENNNEQEDAGTREIPFSRELYIEREDFKEEAGNKFFRLRLGGEVRLKSAYIIKGERVEKDENGEITTIYASYDEKSKSGSGTEESLRKVKGTIHWVSAKHAIPVEVRNYEKLFTVEQPDAEKDVDFLNFINPESVNTIQGFAEPSLKDVAVGEPLQFQRIGYFTKDQDSTDTNFVFNRTVTLKDSYKPE from the coding sequence ATGGAAGAAGAAAAAAAATCACTCAATTTTATTGAGCAAATTATCGAAGATGATTTGGCAAACGGTTTGAAACAAGATCAAATCCGTTTCCGTTTTCCGCCTGAACCAAACGGTTATCTGCATGTAGGCCATACAAAAGCGATCTGCATCAACTTCGGTTTGGGTGAGAAATACAATGCTCCCGTAAACCTTCGTTTCGACGATACGAATCCTGAAAAAGAAGAGCAGGAATTTGTAGATTCTATTATGAAAGACGTTGAATGGCTAGGTTTCAAGTGGGATAAAGTGTTGTACGCCTCCGATTACTTCCAGCAGCTTTACGATTGGGCAGTTCAGTTGATTAAAGAAGGGAAAGCTTACGTTGATGAGCAGCCATCTGAAGTTATTACTGAGCAAAGAAAAAATCCTGCAGAGCCGGGAATAGAATCTCCGTTCAGAAATCGTCCTGTTGAAGAGTCTTTAGATTTGTTCGAAAAGATGAAATACGGAGTATTCGAAAGTGGTTCGATGTCTCTTCGTGCAAAAATCGACATGGTTTCACCAAATATGAATATGCGTGACCCTGTGATGTACAGAATTTTGAATAAACCTCACCACAGAACAGGTACAGACTGGAAAATTTATCCAATGTACGACTGGGCGCATGGTGAATCTGATTATATTGAACAAATTTCGCACTCGCTTTGCTCTTTAGAGTTTGAAAACCACAGACCGCTTTACAACTGGTATTTAGACCAGGTTTATGAAGAAGGAAAGGTTAAAAACAAGCAAAGAGAATTTGCAAGGATGAATGTTTCTTACATGATAACTTCCAAAAGAAAACTACAAAGGCTGATTGCTGAAAATGTAGTTAACGGTTGGGATGATCCTAGAATGCCTACGATTTCCGGAATGAGGAGAAAAGGTTTTACAGCGAATGCAATAAGGAATTTTATTGATAAAGTTGGAGTTGCCAAAAGGGAGAATTTAATTGAAATTCAGCTTTTAGATTTCTGTGTACGTGAAGATTTAAATAAAGTAGCCAAACGTGTGATGGCGGTGGTAGACCCTATTAAATTAGTGATCGAAAACTATCCTGAAGGTCAGGAAGAATGGCTGGTTACCGAAAATAATAACGAGCAGGAAGATGCAGGAACAAGAGAAATTCCTTTCTCAAGAGAATTATATATTGAGCGTGAAGACTTCAAGGAAGAAGCGGGCAATAAATTCTTTAGATTAAGATTAGGTGGAGAAGTCCGTTTAAAATCTGCTTACATCATTAAAGGTGAAAGGGTAGAGAAGGATGAAAATGGTGAAATCACGACTATTTACGCATCTTATGACGAAAAATCTAAGTCGGGAAGCGGAACTGAGGAAAGTTTAAGAAAAGTAAAAGGTACCATTCACTGGGTCTCTGCGAAACACGCGATTCCTGTGGAAGTTAGAAATTACGAGAAATTATTTACTGTGGAACAGCCTGATGCTGAGAAAGATGTAGATTTCTTAAATTTCATTAATCCTGAATCTGTCAATACAATTCAAGGATTTGCTGAGCCTAGTTTGAAGGATGTTGCAGTGGGCGAACCACTTCAGTTCCAAAGGATTGGCTATTTTACGAAGGATCAGGATTCTACAGATACAAATTTTGTATTCAATAGAACGGTGACTTTAAAAGACTCTTATAAGCCAGAGTAA
- a CDS encoding o-succinylbenzoate synthase, whose product MTAKYYKYLLEFKRPSGTSRGVLLEKETYILEIFEKENKGIGECAIFRGLSYDDKPDYEKKIIWLCENINQDFEFLKEELKEFPSIWFGYEQALLNLKYGGKLYFPSEFTKGQSSMMINGLIWMGDVDFMEEQIREKLEQGFHCIKLKIGVNWKSEHEILQKLRQKFSKEKLELRVDANGGFSKDEAKIVLQQLSDLHIHSIEQPIKAGNWEDMADLCAETPTPIALDEELIGIIDFNEKKKLLEKIKPQYIILKPALVGGFSGSDEWVSLAVCQNIGWWITSALESNIGLNAIAQYTFTKANEMPQGLGTGSLFTNNFETNLELNGERLFFKG is encoded by the coding sequence ATGACAGCAAAATATTACAAATATTTATTAGAATTTAAACGCCCGAGTGGAACATCTCGCGGCGTTTTGCTTGAAAAAGAGACTTATATTCTTGAAATTTTTGAAAAAGAAAATAAAGGAATAGGAGAGTGTGCCATATTCAGAGGACTGAGTTACGATGACAAACCGGATTATGAAAAAAAAATAATATGGCTTTGTGAAAATATTAACCAGGATTTTGAATTTTTAAAAGAAGAGTTAAAAGAATTTCCATCGATCTGGTTTGGTTATGAACAGGCTTTATTAAATTTAAAGTACGGAGGCAAACTTTACTTTCCGAGTGAATTTACAAAAGGGCAAAGCTCAATGATGATCAATGGTTTAATCTGGATGGGTGATGTCGATTTTATGGAAGAACAGATTCGGGAAAAACTTGAACAAGGCTTTCATTGTATTAAATTAAAAATAGGTGTCAACTGGAAATCAGAACATGAAATTCTTCAAAAATTAAGACAGAAATTCTCAAAAGAAAAGTTAGAGTTGCGAGTTGATGCCAATGGAGGATTTTCTAAAGATGAAGCTAAAATTGTATTGCAACAACTTTCAGATTTACATATTCATTCTATCGAGCAACCTATAAAAGCTGGAAATTGGGAAGATATGGCAGATTTATGCGCCGAAACCCCAACTCCGATTGCGCTTGATGAAGAGCTAATTGGAATAATAGATTTCAATGAAAAGAAAAAGCTTTTAGAAAAAATAAAACCTCAATACATCATCTTGAAACCAGCTTTGGTAGGTGGATTTTCAGGATCTGATGAGTGGGTATCTCTAGCTGTGTGTCAAAATATCGGATGGTGGATTACTTCTGCTTTAGAAAGTAATATTGGTTTGAATGCAATTGCACAATATACTTTTACAAAAGCAAACGAAATGCCTCAAGGTTTAGGAACAGGAAGTTTGTTTACGAATAACTTTGAAACTAACTTAGAACTAAACGGAGAAAGGTTATTCTTTAAGGGGTAA
- the fbp gene encoding class 1 fructose-bisphosphatase has protein sequence MSDQPLQTLGEFLIDKQEDFQYSTGEFSRLLSAIRLASKVVNREVNKAGIVDIAGAAGNQNIQGEEQQKLDVIANDIFITALSQREVVCGIASEENDDFIDIKCGENGHLSKYVVLIDPLDGSSNIDVNVSVGTIFSIYRRVTEPGTPVQLEDFLQKGINQIAAGYVIYGSSTMIVYTTGNGVNGFTLDPSLGTYYLSHPNMTFPRTGKIYSINEGNYIKFPQGVKNYLKYCQMEEGDRPYTSRYIGSLVADFHRNMLKGGIYIYPSYGQSPNGKLRLLYECNPMAFLAEQAGGKATDGFRRIMEVEPTELHQRIPFFAGSIDMVEKAEEFMRIDSVK, from the coding sequence ATGTCAGATCAACCATTACAGACCCTAGGAGAATTTTTAATTGATAAACAGGAAGATTTTCAGTATTCCACTGGGGAATTTTCACGTCTTCTAAGTGCTATAAGACTGGCGTCCAAAGTCGTAAACAGAGAAGTAAATAAAGCAGGGATTGTAGATATTGCAGGAGCTGCCGGAAATCAGAATATTCAGGGTGAAGAACAGCAAAAACTTGATGTAATTGCCAACGATATTTTCATCACCGCACTTTCTCAAAGAGAAGTTGTTTGCGGAATTGCTTCTGAAGAAAATGATGATTTTATCGATATTAAATGTGGCGAAAACGGTCATTTAAGCAAATATGTAGTTTTAATTGATCCTTTAGATGGTTCTTCAAACATTGATGTGAATGTTTCTGTAGGAACTATCTTTTCAATTTACAGAAGAGTTACAGAGCCTGGAACTCCGGTACAGTTAGAAGACTTTTTACAGAAAGGCATTAATCAGATTGCAGCAGGATATGTTATTTACGGCTCTTCTACAATGATTGTTTACACGACAGGTAATGGCGTGAACGGATTTACATTAGATCCTTCTCTGGGAACTTATTATCTTTCTCATCCAAATATGACATTTCCAAGAACGGGTAAAATTTATTCAATCAACGAAGGAAATTATATCAAATTTCCTCAGGGAGTTAAAAATTATCTTAAATATTGCCAGATGGAGGAAGGTGATCGTCCTTATACTTCAAGGTATATTGGTTCATTAGTTGCTGATTTTCATAGAAATATGTTGAAAGGTGGAATTTACATCTATCCATCATACGGTCAATCACCAAACGGAAAGTTGAGATTATTATACGAATGTAATCCAATGGCATTTTTAGCAGAACAAGCTGGTGGAAAGGCAACAGACGGCTTTAGAAGAATCATGGAAGTTGAGCCGACTGAGCTTCACCAAAGAATACCGTTTTTTGCAGGAAGCATTGATATGGTAGAAAAAGCAGAAGAGTTTATGCGAATTGACAGCGTAAAATAA